The Gossypium arboreum isolate Shixiya-1 chromosome 4, ASM2569848v2, whole genome shotgun sequence DNA segment TGTAAGGTGAGCCACACATCTCTTCTCCGCCAGCAATTCCGCTTCCGACTGAAAATCAGTTGGTGTAAGAATGTCAGAAAATCAGCCGAGGGTGTAGACAAGTAGTGTCCTTATTTCATAATGTCAAACAAGAGTTTTTCGTTTTCAGTTTTAGGTCCACAAAATTTGTAATCAAAACAAAAGACATATTGAGCCCAAAGCTTAGCTTGGGCAGACCCTGGAACCCTTCCCTTATTTCCGAGCTACAGTCTCCTTTGTACCAAAAAGACACAGGCATATATACCTTTTTAATTCGCTTGAGCAGATAGTCATCGAAGATCACGTCCTTGACAAGTTCATAATCACCATCTCCCTAcaaaatgatatttaaaagatTGCCTTAAATCCGATAAGAGTGAACATTAAGGATTTCAGGAAAGATTAAAAAAACACTTctttgatttcatacttttgaTCGGCATGGCATGCTGAAGACGATATCCTCCGCTATACCATATGGATTGCCATTGGTATAAACCTACATTTGGATTGTAAAAAGTGAGATCGCAAATGCAAATGAAACATCTAAAACTCAAGGTGAAATAATGTTCAAAGTTAGCTAACTGCTATGGTATTTTTATGTTAGCCATAGTATGCTTTCTTATAAGGAAAATCATATAGAGAAGCTCAATCAAACACCTCGAAAGAAACTAATGGCTCAGATCAAAATTTTCTCACTGCGTGTGTGTACATGTGTTAGGAATTATATTTAAATGTGCATTTCGATGTGTTTTGCAGTATTTTCTCCTTCACGTTGGGTATTAGACTCAATATGGTAAGGGTTAAAGGAAACGGATCTCGAATATACAACTAGTTTCAAAAGATTATCTCTTCAAGGAAAGTTGGACAACAAATTACTTCTCTGTAAAGGTAAAGATGGTTTCATAAAGGCAAAAATATACATGTGATAAACGCATTTTATGCATATAAACTTACTCCAGAAGAAAACCAATCACCCTCGGGTGTCGGAGTTATTAGAGATCTGATGGCATCAACGATTGACACAGCAGTAGATGCGGCTGAAGATCTTCCCCATTTCTTAATTAAAACACCGCCTCTCTGCAAATCAAATTTTCACATGATAACCAATCAAATTAAGGTGCAAATAATTCATTAAATACTTGTTCAACATGCTATTTTGGGAATTTAGTAATAATTTTTCCCCATATTTTACCTTTTGGACCTTTTCAGTAAACTCCTCTTCTAACCATTTGTGATCCTTGATGACCTCTTTGACAGGTAAGCCCTTGATTCTAGCATTTAGGAAGTCTGGAACCTAATCAAGATCAAATGCGGACTATCTTATGTCAACATCTTCAAAACCTAGTTAATGCATTTTCCAAAACAACGTTTACTACCTGAGTTGTTGAGTGATTTCCCCAGATGGTCATGTTTGACACTTGATCGTAGAAGACACCTGCTTTTAGGGCAAGCTGCAGAAGCAACTGCTTTTAGTAAAActgtacattttattattatatttgcaGGTGAAAATTACTAACTACTACAGAAACAGGTATTAATTGAGCAAGCATATACCTGGCATTTCGCTCTATTTTCATCCAACCTAGTCAGTGCATGGAAATTCTTTGCAGGTATCTTTGGAGCATTTTTCATACAAATTAAGGCACTGCATcagaaagaaaataatgaattGGTTGTATTAAAGGAGCCTAAACTAGTTAGGAAACAAGCACAATAAATTTATGTTACTTAGACTCAAGTGTATGGGTGCTGAACACTTGTATGTCCAAAATTTTCAAGATTTCCATGTATATGAAAAGCCCCGGGAGGATCATGTCACCATAAATATGTCAAGATATGCGACAGACATGAGTGTCAGACTCAGTTTCTTCAAGAAAAAAAGTCGGATCAACATAGCAATTAACAACAAAAAGATGATGTGTATAATTTTAACAATGACAGCAGCAACTACAACTATGTTGATCCAACTCTTCATTTTGCTTGAAGTACTCGTGTCCAATACATAATTGGACATGGGTGTGGGATATGACCTTTCAAGGATCctccaaatacatggaaaaactCAAAAAAATAAACATGTGCTGCACACATACTAGTATCCAACACTTGCACCAAAATCCATAGAGCTAAGATGGCAAGGATCCTTACTTGGTATTGCAGGGATTGCCCACTACTATCACCTTGACATTAGGAGATGCAGAAGCATTGAGAGCTTTTCCCTACAATGTTAGAACCAAGGTCATGATAGCAGCTTGATTTTAACATGTCATAAGTCAAACACACAGAAATACATATAAGGGACTAAAAGATGAAAACACCTGCTCAGCAAATATCTGCCCATTGATGTCCAACAAATCAGCTCGTTCCATTCCAGGCCCTCGTGGCTTTGCCCCAATCAGAAGAGCCCATTCAGCATCTTGGAACACTTCATATGGATTTATTCCAATACTAACCTCTCTTAATAAAGGAAACAAGGAATCTTCAAGTTCCATGGCCACTCCTACATGCATTTGACATTAATTTGTAGAGATTTGCAGCATTTTCCAAAAAATAGCATATATATCTTCCTTACAAAGAGTTTTAGTGTGACACTTTTCTCCAAATTAGGAAGTTACTTCTAGTCTTCAGTTTTCAACAATCTATGTTCCAACAATATCTTGGATGCGTATAGAGTTTATTGTCCTAGATACACATGCTTCTCTTTCTCAAGAAAAAGGAAACAATTTTCTTTTTTTGTAAACTACATCTAGTTAGCTCAATATTTGTCATAAGAATAACTGAAGAACCATACCTTCGAGAGCCTGTATTGACCTTTCCGATCCCAATAGTTTCAGAGCGACAGGCTGATTTGGTCCAAAGACTTCACCAGATGCAATCTTAAAAAAGCAAAACAATCCAGCAACTAAGTTACAACCGACAAAAATGTCACTGAAACATGAATGCAGTACTGTAGTTTAACTCCTGTAAAGAAAAGATAGTTTCACTATAAAAGACACATTTTAAGCAACATTCTATCAGCCTATTGGGCATCAAAATCAATAATTATTATCGGAGCATCTATCTGACACAGTGGAAAGCAATGAGAAAGGTGGAAATTGAACGGAACAGAAGATTATCACTATAATTACAATTGAATAACGCACTAAAAACGGTAACTATAATGTCATTAGCTGTTAAGATTCCATTATCTGCACTTCCTATTAAAGGACAATACAATCCACCCATACAGCCAGATTGAACCAAGCCTGCATATGGTAAGTTCATATTACCTCATATGCTACTCAACTTCACTGATGCATACAGTCTTTCATTCGTAAGAACCTTTTATTTAGTATAGTCAGATAGAAGGGCATTTAGCTTATTAACGGGTTAAGCAACCATGTATGATGATAAATTCAGAGAAAAGATACAAATATACAATTAAGAGATTCAATGAACACAGATGGGATTTAAAATTGTATCAAAGTTACTGACTTTGAAAAGAAGATGGTTAGATATCATCCCAGCAGCACCAGAAACAGCTATATTAATTAGTTTCTTCCATGATTTTGTCTCCTCTTCCTGTCAACAATTAAAACGATGATAGACTGATACCACCATGATTTAAATAGTTAAAAAAAATGTGCAACCATGAAAGATGACAAATTGTGAATAGTAGAAAAAATAAGGTGACTGAACATTGGACTGCAAAACAAAAGAGCAAGTAACCTTACTGATATGATTGATTCAACCACTAATCCTTTTCATTACAACCGGTTATTAGAACCTAGTTCCAAAATTATTGAGGTTGAGATAGAGTTCAATCTCATAAGTTACTAAAACTACACAACAacaagttaaaataagtatagaaGCAGTgaagatgatatatatatatatatatatgaaactgTTTACTAAATCTTTGTTCAAGTTTTACCTTTTCCCAATTTACTTTCATTTGTTTGCCTAAAATATTGGTATAAAGCAAAATTATAATTGATAAACATATGATTAAAATTCTACATACATGGAAAAATTATGCAatatcttaattttatttttccactttctttttccttttttccttcTAATAAACACTTTTTTTCTTGATAAAGCAGCAAAAAGCAAACACCAAAACAACTTAATACTATTGAACTGACATAATTTTCACTAGTGATAGCACCAAGTTTGGATATAAaacatattattataataaaaataaaataaaagacaaaAACATACAGCTTGGAGATCATAAGTGAGGCAGAAGACACCATAGCATTCACTCTTCCCCTTGAGATCCTGAGCTTGTACAGGTATTGGGGTTTGAACTTGACTGAGAAGCAAAAACAAGCAAAACCCATCAAATTTATAAAGCAAGAAAAGGCATAAAAAGAGTTGAAAAAAAGCTTACTCTGATGCAACAGAGCATGAGATGGTAGGATTCCTGGTTGTGGGTAGGGGTCGAAAGGAACGACGGAAATGATGAGAGAAACGAGAAGAAGATGAAGATGAGAGTGAGAGCTGTGAAGAGTGAGTTTTGGTACAGGAAGTCGATAACTCTGCCACCGCCATTTACAGCAGAGACTTTATTTGGTTCAGTATAATTCAAGAGAAAAGTTGGCAAAGAGAACAAAGGCAGAGAGAGCCAGTGGCAAAGGAGGGAGACAAGGGGAATAGAGGGGGATGAATGGATGGATTTGAAATGTTAGTATAAGGCCATGCCATTGACACTTGTCATCAAAAGTCATCTAGAAATCTCAACTCCTAATCTATCTTTTCTGTTGGATTTTTGGTATTCCCTATTAGTTTCAACCTTTGGAGTCAATaagttgataaattttaatttattattttaatttgatttaattttttaaaataaaataaaatgttattcaaattaagttaaataaaataaaatttaaaaattaaatatgtcaaattaaaatattataattaacttCAGTTAGAGtgaataaatttaaaatcatatatatttgaaatatttttaaaattattatttaaaaaatataaaattttaaaattttatattttttagaataattttttagaattttataaatatttaaaaaatttataatttttgttttgagagagatcaatttatttattttaaaattgaaaaggaCCAAAGAGGTATTTAAACTAatcattattcaaattattcaaattgtaaaattcaactaaaCTCAAATTACTTATTCGAGTGGACTCGAAAAAATTGAATAACTCGATTTGATTaactcaaattttatttttttatatcgaGTTTTACTTACCTCTAAACTGGACTTTCTCTACTTGCAAATTGGGACCGTGcctctctttctttttatttccaatggatgtgtgaaatttttatttaataaatatacttatcgaaaattcatataaaaaagttaaatgatattttaattgaaatgataaaattagatGTTTGAAATACACCTTTACAAAATTCTTGTTACTTTATATATGAAAGTTTAAACTACACAAATGATCAcccaattataaaaaattaaaattttcaatataaAGAAAAAAACAAGAAATTTAGAATTTCGGCAACAagataaacaagtacaatttgtcaatttttgtatattattttagcTTGAAAATGAAAGTACCTTAAAAATCAGTTGACCAAATTGCAAAAAATTATTTTGCTCATTATAGGCTCTGATCATATCAACTCTTTTTAAGACAATATTTAGAATTATCTATAACCACTTTCAACCAATAAATAGGAGTATAATACGTTTCAACACACTCGAACTTACGTCCTCTTACACTGACAACAATACTCATGTCAATCgaactaaaactcaatcaacTGCTCTCGTATTATTAATTGCATAATATACa contains these protein-coding regions:
- the LOC108457850 gene encoding malate dehydrogenase [NADP], chloroplastic, whose product is MAVAELSTSCTKTHSSQLSLSSSSSSRFSHHFRRSFRPLPTTRNPTISCSVASDQVQTPIPVQAQDLKGKSECYGVFCLTYDLQAEEETKSWKKLINIAVSGAAGMISNHLLFKIASGEVFGPNQPVALKLLGSERSIQALEGVAMELEDSLFPLLREVSIGINPYEVFQDAEWALLIGAKPRGPGMERADLLDINGQIFAEQGKALNASASPNVKVIVVGNPCNTNALICMKNAPKIPAKNFHALTRLDENRAKCQLALKAGVFYDQVSNMTIWGNHSTTQVPDFLNARIKGLPVKEVIKDHKWLEEEFTEKVQKRGGVLIKKWGRSSAASTAVSIVDAIRSLITPTPEGDWFSSGVYTNGNPYGIAEDIVFSMPCRSKGDGDYELVKDVIFDDYLLKRIKKSEAELLAEKRCVAHLTGEGIGFCDLPEDTMLPGEM